One region of Vanessa cardui chromosome 20, ilVanCard2.1, whole genome shotgun sequence genomic DNA includes:
- the LOC124538253 gene encoding ATP-dependent Clp protease proteolytic subunit yields the protein MTLNYFRQLSRSLRCAQFSMINVQRTLSTTQPVGLGMIPIVVEQTGRGERAYDIYSRLLRERIICLMGPINDDISSLVVAQLLFLQSESSKKPVHLYINSPGGNVTSGLGIYDTMQYITPPVATWCVGQACSMASLLLAAGAPGMRHALPNSRIMIHQPSGGVRGQATDIQIQAEEILKLKSQINNLYVRHTGLAKEKVQSSMERDYFMSPTEAKAFGLIDNILEHPPSHAMESDCTSASTTPSATPTTD from the coding sequence atgacgCTTAATTATTTTCGCCAACTTTCAAGATCTTTAAGATGCGCTCAATTTTCAATGATAAACGTTCAACGGACACTGAGTACTACGCAACCGGTGGGACTTGGGATGATACCGATAGTTGTGGAACAGACCGGCAGAGGAGAGCGAGCTTATGATATCTACTCGAGACTGCTGCGTGAAAGAATAATTTGTCTCATGGGACCGATAAATGATGACATTAGTTCCTTAGTAGTTGCTCAGTTGCTATTTCTTCAATCTGAATCTAGTAAAAAACCCGTGCATCTGTACATCAACTCACCAGGTGGTAATGTGACTTCTGGCCTTGGTATATATGACACAATGCAATACATAACACCACCAGTAGCTACTTGGTGTGTCGGACAAGCTTGTAGTATGGCATCACTACTTTTAGCCGCTGGGGCTCCAGGTATGCGTCACGCATTACCCAATTCACGTATTATGATTCACCAACCATCAGGTGGCGTAAGAGGACAAGCTACAGATATTCAAATACAGGcggaagaaattttaaaattaaaatctcaaataaataaCCTATATGTTCGTCATACAGGATTAGCTAAAGAAAAAGTGCAAAGTTCAATGGAACGTGATTATTTCATGTCACCAACTGAAGCTAAGGCATTCggattaattgataatattctAGAACATCCCCCATCGCACGCCATGGAAAGTGACTGTACATCGGCATCCACGACCCCTAGTGCAACACCTACTACAgattaa
- the LOC124538252 gene encoding serine protease 52-like, whose product MAITGICFSILLYLSFLRKNTQGKVMEGKIVQGDYVKIVKYPHAVYLQILCEDKSMHICGSSVLNQYYLISVAHCFNTVGKNGQIVAFAGHEDISKANVLRKKIIPIIHSRYDHYKVENDIALLLLDKRLPLGERTQRIIIMKNFPPLTAGSIAGWGVINDITDEESVLLKSVPQKLKTRRYCKVLSLGPGMFCAGSIRTSDPRPAAGDSGSGLVTASYQLIGVLSYKVAKYPALPVYTNVSYYYNWIKYQTKSTFCM is encoded by the exons ATGGCTATTACGGGCATATGCTTCTCCATACTAttgtatttatcttttttaagaaaaaatacgcAGGGAAAAGTGATGGAGGGTAAAATAGTTCAGGGGGATTACGTTAAGATTGTTAAATACCCTCATGCCGTTTACTTACAAATACTGTGTGAAGATAAATCAATGCATATTTGCGGATCATCTGTACTGAATCAGTATTATCTGATTTCAGTAGCACACTGTTTTAATACTGTTGGAAAAAATGGCCAAATAGTAGCTTTTGCTGGACATGAAGATATTAGTAAG GCAAATGTgttgagaaaaaaaattataccaatAATTCACAGTAGATATGACCATTATAAAGTTGAAAACGATATTGCTTTATTATTGCTTGATAAAAGATTGCCACTGGGGGAACGTACGCAGAGGATTATTATAATGAAGAATTTTCCACCATTAACTGCAGGTTCTATAGCTGGATGGGGAGTGatcaat GATATTACTGATGAAgaatcagttttattaaaatctgtaCCACAGAAGCTCAAAACCAGAAGATATTGCAAAGTTTTAAGTTTAGGACCAGGGATGTTTTGCGCAGGAAGCATTCGAACTTCCGATCCGAGACCAGCTGC CGGAGATTCTGGCAGTGGTTTGGTTACAGCAAGCTATCAATTAATAGGAGTCTTATCATACAAAGTTGCTAAGTACCCAGCTCTGCCTGTGTACACCaatgtttcatattattataactggATTAAATATCAGACTAAATCTACATTTTGTATGTAG
- the LOC124538250 gene encoding uncharacterized protein LOC124538250: MSNKEIKPKEMVAKSKNKVLSCSTPENRLESPSRDSDSIYDSDASSPVPFLCTQDGAEGETDVVWNFYTPKSGATKSKFKNTTPVSRRIKKSERLKHIEKPAPKRRTVKPSQKKIELFQELVELNHNVHKLVDKSIAKPVEKPQSEEDIFSDCSDSSPRSGLKSKNRCLRKNVLSSKFIKTESESGLESDDSMNEYLLKASQAVEENILNTEPIQAKRPCLDPVNRKNLKSSLQQNMDQDSMDAILINIKLDSPSISKVKKCESPLVNNDSFDNLLGNLNDSTLEMLSQIPIKNEHPSKTTSAKMETNWSFKDTICNASPSSKTIFGRHSSMPESPSVNESNQPSTSGMVFGRYSSMPFNKSDEKIVPGDSPIRCTPEEIKKKHQQARERLLAKRVLPFTPSQPLNSSPTSHHKFVPKKPVFQAKVPTIKTSLDIKQNEEINTQQKQPGTDNIKLLIEKKRQEALMKLRRRQAQNKF, from the exons ATGAGCAACAAAGAAATAAAACCGAAAGAAATGGTCgcgaaaagtaaaaataaag ttCTATCATGTTCTACGCCGGAAAACCGATTAGAATCGCCGTCAAGAGATAGTGATTCAATATACGATTCAGACGCGTCCAGCCCAGTGCCATTTTTATGTACACAGGATGGAGCAGAGGGTGAAACAGATGTTGTATGGAATTTTTACACACCAAAATCTGGAGCGaccaaatcaaaatttaaaaatacaacaccAGTAAGTAGAAGAATCAAAAAATCAGAAAGGCTTAAACATATAGAGAAACCTGCACCGAAACGTAGAACTGTTAAACCTTCACAGAAAAAAATAGAATTGTTTCAGGAACTTGTTGAATTAAATCATAATGTACATAAACTTGTTGACAAGTCAATAGCAAAGCCAGTTGAAAAGCCTCAGTCCGAAGAAGATATATTCAGTGATTGTAGCGACAGTTCACCAAGGAGtggtttaaaaagtaaaaaccgATGTCTAAGAAAAAATGTACTAAGctctaaatttataaaaacagaatcTGAAAGTGGATTAGAATCTGATGATTCTATGaatgaatatttgttaaaaGCAAGTCAAGCCGTAgaagagaatattttaaatactgaaCCCATACAAGCAAAAAGGCCTTGTCTTGACCCTGTTAATAGAAAAAATTTAAAGTCAAGTTTACAACAAAATATGGACCAAGATTCAATGGATGccatattgattaatattaaattagactCTCCAAGTATTAGTAAGGTTAAAAAATGTGAATCACCTTTAGTAAATAATGATTCATTTGACAATTTATTAGGAAATTTAAATGATAGTACATTGGAAATGCTATCTCAAATTCCTATTAAGAACGAACACCCTTCAAAAACAACTTCTGCAAAAATGGAAACAAATTGGTCATTTAAAGACACAATATGTAATGCAAGCCCATcttcaaaaacaatttttggACGACATAGTTCAATGCCTGAGTCTCCATCTGTCAATGAAAGTAACCAACCTTCAACAAGTGGGATGGTTTTTGGCAGATACAGTTCAATGCCATTCAATAAAAGTGATGAaaaaatag ttcCAGGAGATTCACCAATAAGATGTACacctgaagaaataaaaaagaaacatcaaCAAGCTAGGGAAAGGCTTCTTGCGAAAAGAGTCTTGCCATTTACACCTTCCCAGCCATTAAATTCAAGCCCGACATCACATCATAAATTTGTACCTAAGAAGCCAGTTTTTCAGGCAAAAGTACCTACTATTAAAACCTCATTAGATATTAAGCAGAATGAAGAAATAAACACTCAACAAAAACAACCtggcacagataatataaagctacttattgaaaaaaaaagacagGAAGCCTTAATGAAGTTGAGAAGAAGACAAGCTCAGAATAAATTTTGA
- the LOC124538226 gene encoding unc-112-related protein translates to MLADGEIVGDGSWNLTIYVTDLNEKRTMVVKGDMHIGGVMLKLTESFGKDFKKDWSDHALWWPTRNKWLSRPKHTLDQYGVHADAALHFTPMHKPLRIQLPDLRYIDCKIDFSIDTFSAVMQLCKSLGIRHPEELSLCYPLEPSHLKQNYQNLKEAKKIKSVQAPDTNTFIAATRGSSNSLDRSLACPATPPPPRSLSATPVASQQNGTLRRYGGHIYSTQSDGSSDGGYCGTPPRAASLDALDSLAELSLADSPLEPDSQSRESLLTPKSLMERARMNVGWLDSSLSIMEQYVREWDTLQLRFKFYSFFDLTPRAQDASRLNQLYQQARWQILNQEVHCTEEEMLLFAALQLQIELQTLAGGGVDANDGSQGTGASAAPEDEIDAALSELQVQLEGGPPARPDITHVPELAGYLKYRGRQRFTLRAYKRGWVSCRDGVLRIHASRDAAARGDTPSYAVELRGAEVTPDAHPASGRYGIKLEVPAEDTMHEMWLKCENEDQYAEWVAACRLGSRGRSLADSAFSSEAAAVKTLLALQRPQPAAALNQHSLPHLDHLQPENYLAPRFLKKLKSKFTQRVLESHANVKDLPLLEAKLQYIKTWQNLPDYGQTLFVVRFMGHRKDEIISIANNRIMRLDPNTGDHIKTWRFSTMKAWNVNWEIKHMMVQFEEGNIIFSVQSADCKVVHEFIGGYIFLSMRSKDANQTLDEELFHKLTGGWT, encoded by the exons atgctcGCGGACGGTGAAATTGTTGGTGACGGATCATGGAACCTCACGATCTATGTTACGGACTTGAACGAGAAGCGTACGATGGTCGTGAAGGGAGATATGCATATCGGTGGGGTTATGCTCAAGTTGACAGAGAGCTTCGGTAA AGATTTCAAAAAGGACTGGTCAGATCACGCACTTTGGTGGCCCACACGCAACAAATGGCTGTCCAGACCGAAACACACGCTGGACCAGTACGGAGTCCACGCAGATGCTGCACTCCACTTCACGCCGATGCACAAGCCTCTGAGAATACAGCTCCCAGACTTGCGATATATCGATTGTAAAATTGACTTCTCCATCGACACGTTCAGTGCTGTAATGCAACTTTGCAAAAGTCTTG gaatACGGCATCCAGAAGAATTATCATTATGCTACCCTTTGGAACCGTCGCACTTAAAGCAGAATTATCAGAATTTGAAAGAGGCTAAAAAGATAAAATCGGTACAGGCCCCAGACACGAATACGTTCATTGCAGCCACAAGAGGTTCTTCCAACAGCTTGGATAGATCTCTGGCGTGTCCTGCTACACCACCGCCTCCTAGATCTTTGTCTGCTACACCCGTAGCATCACAACAG AATGGAACCCTGCGTCGCTATGGTGGCCATATCTACAGTACACAGAGCGATGGCTCTAGCGATGGAGGTTACTGCGGAACCCCGCCACGAGCGGCATCTCTCGACGCTTTAGATTCACTTGCGGAGTTGTCTTTGGCCGATTCTCCCCTTGAACCAGATAGCCAATCAAGGGAGTCACTTCTTACACCGAAATCCTTGATGGAACGCGCTAGAATGAACGTTGG CTGGTTAGATTCTTCATTGTCCATCATGGAGCAATATGTACGGGAATGGGACACCCTACAACTTCGTTTCAAGTTCTATTCGTTCTTCGATCTTACTCCAAGGGCTCAGGATGCATCCAGACTAAACCAGCTTTACCAGCAGGCTCGTTGGCAAATTCTCAATCAGGAAGTCCATTGCACGGAGGAAGAGATGTTACTTTTCGCTGCACTTCAG CTCCAAATTGAATTACAAACGCTAGCTGGTGGGGGCGTGGATGCGAATGATGGATCCCAGGGCACTGGAGCATCAGCGGCTCCGGAAGACGAAATTGATGCTGCGCTAAGTGAACTGCAAGTTCAACTGGAAGGCGGGCCACCAGCTCGACCAGATATCACGCATGTGCCCGAACTTGCTGGATACTTGAAGTACCGAGG ACGCCAGCGCTTCACGCTGCGGGCGTACAAGCGCGGCTGGGTGTCGTGTCGTGACGGCGTGTTGCGCATACACGCGTCGCGTGACGCCGCCGCGCGCGGGGACACGCCCTCCTACGCCGTCGAGCTCCGCGGCGCTGAG GTAACACCGGATGCACATCCAGCTTCCGGTCGATATGGCATCAAGTTGGAAGTACCCGCCGAAGACACGATGCATGAAATGTGGCTGAAATGTGAGAAT GAGGACCAATACGCCGAGTGGGTGGCGGCCTGTCGGCTGGGCTCCCGAGGGCGCTCGCTGGCGGACTCGGCCTTCAGCAGCGAGGCGGCGGCGGTCAAGACGCTCCTCGCCCTGCAGCGGCCCCAGCCGGCTGCCGCGCTGAACCAGCACAGCTTGCCCCACCTCGATCACTTGCAGCCAGAAAACTACCTGGCACCAAGATTCCTCAAGAAGCTGAAGAGCAAG TTCACCCAACGTGTTTTGGAGAGCCACGCGAATGTAAAGGATCTACCGCTGTTGGAAGCGAAGCTGCAATATATCAAGACCTGGCAGAATCTTCCCGACTACGGCCAGACGTTATTCGTAGTGCGTTTCATGGGTCACCGCAAGGACGAAATCATCAGCATCGCTAACAACCGCATCATGCGACTTGACCCTAACACCGGCGACCATATCAAAACATGGCGTTTCAGTACCATGAAG GCTTGGAACGTGAACTGGGAAATAAAACACATGATGGTACAATTCGAGGAAGGCAACATTATCTTCTCGGTTCAATCAGCTGATTGCAAAGTGGTCCATGAATTCATCGGGGGATACATATTCCTCTCAATGCGTTCGAAGGATGCAAACCAGACGCTTGATGAAGAACTATTCCACAAATTGACCGGTGGTTGGACGTaa